In Capsicum annuum cultivar UCD-10X-F1 unplaced genomic scaffold, UCD10Xv1.1 ctg71138, whole genome shotgun sequence, the DNA window CTATTTCGTGGCAGAAGTCCTTAAGATTAGTCCGGCATTGTTATGCCATCGGAACAAGAAGAATGAAACTGCGCTTCACATAGAAGCTAATGAAGGTCACATCGAAGTAGTCCACTAGCTACTTAGTAGAGATGAGCATTATAAGGAGATGCTCATGAAGATGACAGATGAGAATGGAGATACAGCGCTGCACAAGGCCATGCGGAGCCGACATCAAGATGTAGCCAGACTGTTGGTGAAAGAAGATCCTGAATTAGAATTTCCATCCAACAAGGCTCGGGAGACACCGCTGTATCTGGAAACTGAGTCTGGTCTTCGTGAAGCTTTGAGAGAAATCTTGAACTCATGCAAGCAACCAACTTCTTCTTCAGGTTCATTAAATCGAACACCACTGCATGCAGCAGTAATTCAGGAACACACGGGTatgtacatatttttttgaaactaCTCTCACTATACTAACATCTCTTTTCGATTCTTGTTAATATCTGTTGTATCTTGTACTTcgactat includes these proteins:
- the LOC124894189 gene encoding E3 ubiquitin-protein ligase MIB2-like isoform X3, with the protein product MLMKMTDENGDTALHKAMRSRHQDVARLLVKEDPELEFPSNKARETPLYLETESGLREALREILNSCKQPTSSSGSLNRTPLHAAVIQEHTEWTADKD
- the LOC124894189 gene encoding E3 ubiquitin-protein ligase MIB2-like isoform X2, translated to MLMKMTDENGDTALHKAMRSRHQDVARLLVKEDPELEFPSNKARETPLYLETESGLREALREILNSCKQPTSSSGSLNRTPLHAAVIQEHTVLFCFVLFFLS
- the LOC124894189 gene encoding E3 ubiquitin-protein ligase MIB2-like isoform X1, with amino-acid sequence MLMKMTDENGDTALHKAMRSRHQDVARLLVKEDPELEFPSNKARETPLYLETESGLREALREILNSCKQPTSSSGSLNRTPLHAAVIQEHTASLLRGSGKVCVH